The Lolium rigidum isolate FL_2022 chromosome 1, APGP_CSIRO_Lrig_0.1, whole genome shotgun sequence region AAATCATTGACAAGTAAAGTTATGGCAAGAACAAATTAGCAAGTATGGTGCAGTTTGTGAATTCACCATCACTGTGTATAAGAAATCAAACAGATGGAATATATATGCCAGGATAAGAAAATAATGGATGGAGAATGGTGGAATCTTTAATGTTTTTAGCAAATGtgaccattaattaagaagaatctCCCGAAGAAAATAATGGAGGAGAAAGTTTGCTGCAACTGGTCAATCCAGATACACCTTAAAGCCTTGTTTGGAAGCGGGAAAATAGAATATCTCTCAAAATACAAGCAAGTCCAAAGGATCTGTCCACATGATACGGTAGGAACACTAAAATACCCCtattaaaggtaaataaagtgcaAGCACAGCTACAAATATAAAGCATTGATGTGTACCTTTTCCTTTGATTTAGACACCTGTCTAAGAATAGCACTCAATTGTCCCACGGAAGTTGCTGCCCTTTCACCTGATTTCTGGACATCCAGCGAATAAAGTTCCACCAGACAGTTCATAAAAAGATCAATATTCTTTATATTTCTGTTGTCCACAAGCTTCGAACTGGAAAGGTATGTATTATATCCTTTGGTCAAGCAGAGATCCAGACAGTCAGGTAACAGTGAAACCACTTCTCGAATCATAAGAAATGAAGAGAGGGACAAGCTCTGGTCACCACTTGCCCAGAAGTGAACTAAGATCTGCAGAGTAAATATACATATACAATGAGATAGTATACAAATTGAAGGGTCAGCCAATATGCATGACAAAAATATTGGACGACCATCTCCAAACAGTCATAGGATGGTTGAAGACCAGGTGAATTTTGAATATTCAAGACATAAGCACTGTGACAATGCATCAAGGGTTTAAGACCAGGTGGATGTGTACTGGATCCAAAATAGCAACACTACAAATATGAAACTGCAGAACAAACATATCAATTATGACCTCTTCAAAGTTTTTGAAATATTCAttgcactaccacaaatatatgaTTTGTTCAAAACACTAAAGGAAGGGAGATCGATTCTCTGCAAACACAATTTTCACAACAGTGTTCCAACCCAAACAACAATCAATTTTTTCCTCTTGTTCACATTCTTTcttaataaacaaaaaaaatggtGCAAGTACTCTTATATATGGATATTTTCCAAAATAGACATTTCACGGggaaaaaacaaacaaaatctCATTCCAGCAGTCCTCAACCGATCTGATATGATTGACCAGAACAGGTTTGAGAGATGAATTTCCTCCGGAAGAACAAAAATAACAAGCAAAGCCAAATTTAATATGAACAGACAACATCACCAACAAACAGCAATACCTTTAGAAGCCTCCTTGATGTTGATGGATATGCAGAAAAATATACCGCAGATGCTCGAAGCCGAGTCAGGACAGTGGTAAGTATTTGGTTATCAGTAAGTTGACTAAGCAGATCAAGACAATTCCGCAAGTAAGACTTTATGAGCGGCTCGACATCTTGCCATTTCTGTCCATTTCTCAGATTCATAAGTTTCCCTTTGTCATCATCAGGAATGTCTAAGAGAGAACGGAAAATGTTGTCTGCCTCAGAAAGAATGAATGTAATTATCTGATGAAATACTTCGGTACTTTGAAGTCTCTGCGTGGAAAGGCTATTTGAGTGCAGACCAAATCGACATGCATCCCGAAAAGCATTTAGTAAGTTACGCAAGGCAGGTGCTTTAGGGTCCTTTGAAACTAGCTGACACCATTCACTTATTGTCTTGCTTGTAAGAATCTTATCGCTAGGAGGATTTTTATCACCAGCATCAACACCATcgtccccggaatccatctcatcTTGTTCATCTGAATCCTGTTAAAGATTagaacaaaacaatagcaaaagaagAACTATTTTATGAGATCCTTTTGAGTGTGAGAAGTACATTATAAAAAGGTTGTACATGAATTGCAGCAGGTAGAACAGGAACAATAAGTAGCACTTACTTCGTCACTTTCATGGCTCACCAATTCCGATTCCCACTTCCCAAGGAAGTTTGCAAACTCAGGGTCCTACAAATACAACAAACACTGAGAACCCTGATAATAGATCACCTAAAATGCAGACCGCAGCCACAGAATTCCAGAAAACACAGCTAATGTACATATGAACCATCATGTGCTCCAGACGATATCGACATTAACAAGCATGGCGAACAGTCATTTCACTACATAACCAGTATCTATAAGAACCTGTGTGATTCCAGGTATCATGTTCGCTTTGAGAGAAAAATCATGCATTAATCTGTATATATGTAGAAAGCTCACACAAATCAAGAAAATGAAAAGACATACACCGCTTATATGGTTATAGACCAGATTATAATAGTGTAGATTAATTCTAGTTCTAGCAAAAAAGAACAATCTACGACGCTCAGTTCAAGATTAAACAGTTAGTCTACATCGTTTTTTTATACGAGGGGTGATTGGAAACATAACTACAGAGTACAGACCTAAACCAAGCACTATATATCCAGCAAATAAGATGGCAAGATCTAAGGAAGTTTTCACCTTATCCAACaacttcttcaacttcttcttttgcttttttaccGCTAAACTCATATCATTGTTCTGTCCGTCGAGACCATCTTGTACAATACAATCTGCAATAGATATTCTGATGCTTAGAAACTAATGCACCACAAAATTCAACATGCGTTAAAAACACACAATAACCTTTGACAACATCGCCATCCTCACTGTCAGAATAGTACGGACACTCAGGATCCTGCATTTCAAGCATCAATCAGCATTTTATAAAGGCCAATAAGCAATAGCATTATAAACAGCAGATCCAACCACATGACTGATTTTGCAAAGCAATAACGGGCAGTTTTTATGTGCCAAAGTTACATGCAGAACAAACACGCTATAACCACATAAAACGAACTTGTTCATTATTTCTTGCCAATAGAAACTACATAGCATACTTGGGATTCCTCAGTGGGTTCAAAATTGATCTAAGCACCTCCGTCAAATTTGTGAAAATATTTCCAACCAAGTGGATTCTCTACCGAGTTTAGTATGAATGGCAAACAACCGAATTGCTCCTTCTAACCGCAGAGACTCGTCAACTCCTAGAGCTACTTACCAAATTGACATAACAATAAGGAAAAAACCAAATAAAGTTATATCCAAAATTTGAAGCAAACTGACTCCGGCTGATGGTATTTATATGTCTGAGCTTGACATGGAAAAGGGACATTACGTCAAATCAAGATCGTGAAAAAAAATAGTAGGTGTGACTATTCCTACATGAATATTGGTTACCAACAGATGAATGAAGACACTCTGTAAAAGACAGCTAAGCATACCTCTGAAAGATAGCCATCGCTGTCGGACAGATCCCCGTCAAATTCGTTCTCATCTTCCGGAAACTCTAAAGAGTTAGCCAAAGTAGATACATCTTCATGTGTGTTCCTAGAAGAAAAGCATATTGAGTTAGTTAAATAAACGAAAGAATTCAAGATTAATGAATTAACCAACAGTTTTATCATGAATGAAGTTCTACGGTAAATATGGAAACAAGATGAAACCCACGCCCTCAACACTCAAATTTGCAAAGCTGGGTAAAATCAAATGGCTAGAAGTAATCACAGAATGACTTCAAATGATACTCTGTCCAATATGCATCGTCGTGCCAGCCGCTGCATTGAGATCCCGGTTAGCTGGTTTCCCCCAATGCTAGGAGTTAGCAGCGGTGGCATGCCCCATTGTACCAGTGCGACTAGCAATAGCTGCTATTCCAAACAGCAGCGAAACAAGCTCGATGAGGAGAGATTAGTACTAAACCAATCCATCGTAAGTTCCTAACGCTGGAGTCGCATGAACTGGCCAAGTAAAATCACTAGGTACTACCGAGCATTCTCAACAGTCAACACCCTATAGCGCCCGGCAAAACTATGTAAACAGAGCACGAACAGAGGCAGGTATGTATGATGGAGGCATACATGGTGGGTTCGCTCCGGCGCATCTCCTCGTCTCCGTCGCCGTCCAGGCGGCCGCCGTCCTCCCGACCCTTCCCATCTGAAGAAGCAAGAGAGAAAGGTTTGAATCAGCAGGCGGGAGGCGGAGGTAGGGGCGGCAGAGGCCGGGCAAGGACGGACCTTTGCGGGTGCGGCGGTTGAACTGGGAGCGGAGCTTGCGGCTGCGCTTGGCGCCGCCCTGCAGGTGCTTGTTCGCGAACTTGCGGGCCTTCTTCCCTAGCTTCttggccatcgccgccgccgccggtctctGTGTGGTGAGGGTGGGGAGAGGAAAGGGGAAGACGGCGACGGTGGGGTTTAAGCCGAGGGGAATTGACCAGGGATGTTTGGGGGACTAGGGCTTCCGTGTTAGGACGCCATCTCAACCGTCGATGCACGATCGGACGGTAGACGAAACCACGTTCAGGACTAGGCCAGAAAAAGTCCGATAGATATTTGACGACCTTAATATTGGGTGCATCTTCTATAGTTGAACTACGACATTTGAAgtgcacttttttttttgcgaaccaATTTGAAGTGCACATTTAAGTGCCAGATCGACAAAAAGAATCGAAGTAAAGTTTGTTGACAACAAATTTGAGTGAACTATCGATCTTTGGACCTCCTTATACCATGGACCGAGTTAAAATTCAAAAGATTCTGTTGCATGACAGATGTGTCTTGTGTTAACGTTGTTAGCATGTTCTGCACATCTTTCGTGACTTTTTCTGCTAGTAGTTTTATTTGTAAGTAGTGATATATGCTCAATGTATCGGGCATTTGCACTCTTAAGGTGCTCTCGGTACTCTCATGTCGATCGACAAAAAAATCAAAGTAAAGTCTGTTGACAACAAGTTTGAGTGAACTATCAATCTTGGACCTTCTTGAACCATGGATCGAGTTAAAATTCAAAAGATCTGTTGCATGACAGATGTGTCTTGTGTTAACGTTGTTAGCATGTTCTGCACATCTTTCGTGACTTTTTCTAATAGTTTTATTTGTAAGTAGTGATATATGCTCGATGTATCGGGCATTTGCACTCTTAAGGTGCTCTCGGTACTCTCATTTCAGGGCAGTTATATATACTCTTAAGGTGCTCTTCGTACTCTCAAGTCTAGAACACCCTGTAGTAGAACCGTGGAATCTGTAACTTAGAGACAGGAAAGATATATTTGGATGTGAGAATAATAGGTAACTTCCAATGACTATTAGCATTGAGAGTCGGACGAGTGCTTCCAAGTTAGGACACCATCTCGGCCGTTGACGTACCATCGGACGATTGGATCAACCTACGTAAAGGACTGTCGCTATAGTTCTATCATAATGCTATAGTGCCAAGAAAGCATAGAGTTATTCACAACATAGTTTAATATACTTTCTTGAATTGCGCTTCAGGGTTAAACTAAAAATCCATTGCATGTTAGATGCCTCTTGTATTAAAATATAATTTAGTATGTTTCGTGTATTTTCCTGGCGACTTGATGGTGGGATTGTTCGTAGANNNNNNNNNNNNNNNNNNNNNNNNNNNNNNNNNNNNNNNNNNNNNNNNNNNNNNNNNNNNNNNNNNNNNNNNNNNNNNNNNNNNNNNNNNNNNNNNNNNNtgctcatacttatttataccacctgtatttcactatctcttcgccgaactagtgcacctatttggtgtgttggggacacaagagacttcttgctttgtggttgcggggttgcatgagagggatatctttgacctcttcctccctgagttcgataaaccttgggtgatccactcaagggaaaacttgctgctgttctacaaacctctgctcttggaggcccaacactgtctacaggaaaaggagggggaagtagacatcagggtacatgtgtgcaatgaaatactgggggccgataggagaaaatcggccggtaaaaattttttacagccgatgcaagggcatcgactttagaattgagaaacagccgatgcgcagccatcgactctagtggaattatgcgatgtttatcg contains the following coding sequences:
- the LOC124665619 gene encoding nucleolar complex-associated protein 2-like, whose amino-acid sequence is MAKKLGKKARKFANKHLQGGAKRSRKLRSQFNRRTRKDGKGREDGGRLDGDGDEEMRRSEPTMNTHEDVSTLANSLEFPEDENEFDGDLSDSDGYLSEDPECPYYSDSEDGDVVKDCIVQDGLDGQNNDMSLAVKKQKKKLKKLLDKDPEFANFLGKWESELVSHESDEDSDEQDEMDSGDDGVDAGDKNPPSDKILTSKTISEWCQLVSKDPKAPALRNLLNAFRDACRFGLHSNSLSTQRLQSTEVFHQIITFILSEADNIFRSLLDIPDDDKGKLMNLRNGQKWQDVEPLIKSYLRNCLDLLSQLTDNQILTTVLTRLRASAVYFSAYPSTSRRLLKILVHFWASGDQSLSLSSFLMIREVVSLLPDCLDLCLTKGYNTYLSSSKLVDNRNIKNIDLFMNCLVELYSLDVQKSGERAATSVGQLSAILRQVSKSKEKEDLLKIDNWQYINCINLWVRFICVNYKDCHNVHSLLSSVAQIIRGVAYLLPGMRYLPLRLKLAQMLNELLNCNQTFFPVPSLIFGCLEFREIFQKEQTEKTNIHFSSLLKVPRNLLKSRDFQEQCILSAIEVLSAHFAQWSYHVAFPEVATIPLILLKRLHEQTTIDSLHRPLKRLIDQVSENRDFVQRKREVVSFSPNDMSSVESFLEDEKMSGNASFTQYYELVSKNRQSRDKL